In the genome of Streptomyces collinus, one region contains:
- a CDS encoding aminoglycoside phosphotransferase produces the protein MPEVAAAHAEVREVLGVPAHEAVFEPLPHNPSNGVTAGVWRVTGGGRSAVLKVLTRTKETSVAWSASNDPRHWNFWRREAYVYGSGLAGVWQRHGIRAPRLLECAERPDGDVALWLEDVPGEPATAWPVSRHVDHAHRLGAAQGAVGAGEDTPWLSQRFLRDYTAGKTTGVALLDTDEAWQHPLVRGHFPPGLREDMVRLHHDREWFLTVMESLPRTLCHLDQWPANVRSGGAGTSVLLDWAFTGDGALGEDLGNYLPDSVFDLFVPAAELPGLAKAAYDAYVHGLRESGWRGDERLVRLGVCASAVKYDWLTALMLARADEEQVAYGGEGTVPAGLRYRERGLALAFLAEWAAEARQLAPRLGFPEAPSGR, from the coding sequence CGGTGTTCGAGCCGCTCCCGCACAACCCGTCCAACGGTGTCACGGCCGGGGTGTGGCGGGTCACCGGCGGCGGCCGCTCGGCCGTCCTGAAGGTGCTGACGCGCACGAAGGAGACCAGCGTCGCGTGGTCGGCCTCCAACGACCCGCGGCACTGGAACTTCTGGCGCCGTGAGGCATACGTCTACGGGTCCGGCCTCGCCGGCGTCTGGCAGCGGCACGGCATCCGAGCGCCCCGGCTGCTGGAGTGTGCCGAACGCCCGGACGGCGACGTGGCGTTGTGGCTGGAGGACGTGCCGGGCGAACCGGCGACGGCCTGGCCCGTCAGCCGCCACGTCGACCACGCCCACCGCCTGGGCGCCGCACAGGGCGCGGTGGGCGCGGGGGAGGACACCCCGTGGCTCTCCCAGCGCTTCCTGCGGGACTACACGGCGGGGAAGACCACGGGCGTGGCCCTGCTCGACACCGACGAGGCATGGCAGCACCCCCTGGTCCGGGGGCACTTCCCGCCCGGCCTGCGCGAGGACATGGTCCGCCTCCACCACGACCGCGAATGGTTCCTCACGGTCATGGAGTCGCTGCCCCGGACCCTGTGCCACCTCGACCAGTGGCCGGCCAACGTCCGCTCCGGCGGCGCCGGCACCAGCGTCCTGCTCGACTGGGCGTTCACCGGTGACGGCGCCCTCGGCGAGGACCTCGGCAACTACCTCCCGGACTCCGTCTTCGACCTGTTCGTGCCCGCCGCCGAGCTGCCCGGCCTGGCCAAGGCGGCGTACGACGCCTATGTGCACGGACTGCGTGAGAGCGGCTGGCGCGGCGACGAACGCCTCGTACGGCTCGGCGTGTGTGCCTCCGCCGTGAAGTACGACTGGCTGACGGCACTGATGCTGGCGCGGGCGGACGAGGAGCAGGTGGCCTACGGCGGTGAGGGCACCGTGCCGGCCGGACTCCGCTACCGGGAACGGGGCCTGGCCCTGGCCTTCCTGGCCGAATGGGCGGCCGAGGCACGACAGCTGGCACCCCGGCTCGGCTTCCCCGAAGCCCCCAGCGGCCGTTGA
- a CDS encoding MOSC domain-containing protein, with protein MARVVELSYYPVKGCAGTSAGEALLTPAGLAHDRSFMVVSEDGVYRTQRRDPLLAVIRPLITPDGDHLTLTAPGTESLHLRVDTSGTRRKVDLFGAAYQGIDQGDGAADWLTDVLGAPSRLVRTPPEHDRVTDGRTPGTSGYADSSALHVISRSTLDHLNTRLTARGAHPLPLNRFRPNIVIDGWDDPHTEDRAHRLRIGDTDLGYTKLAIRCAVTLVDQHGGTRAGPEPLRTLAAYRRAAQGGVAFGTKYAVLRPGRVAVGDEVSVTVWGESEL; from the coding sequence ATGGCACGCGTCGTCGAGTTGTCGTACTACCCGGTCAAGGGCTGCGCCGGCACATCGGCGGGCGAGGCGCTGCTGACGCCGGCCGGACTGGCGCACGACCGCAGCTTCATGGTCGTCAGCGAGGACGGCGTGTACCGGACGCAGCGCCGGGATCCGCTGCTGGCCGTCATCCGCCCCCTCATCACCCCTGACGGCGACCACCTCACGCTCACCGCGCCCGGGACCGAGTCCCTCCACCTCCGGGTGGACACCTCCGGCACCCGCCGGAAGGTCGACCTGTTCGGAGCCGCTTACCAGGGCATCGACCAGGGCGACGGGGCGGCGGACTGGCTCACGGACGTGCTCGGCGCACCGAGCCGTCTGGTCCGGACGCCGCCGGAACACGACCGGGTGACCGACGGCCGGACACCCGGCACCTCGGGCTACGCCGACAGCAGCGCCCTGCACGTCATCTCCCGCTCCACCCTCGATCACCTCAACACCCGGCTGACCGCCCGCGGCGCCCACCCCCTCCCGCTGAACCGCTTCCGCCCCAACATCGTCATCGACGGCTGGGACGACCCCCACACGGAGGACCGCGCCCACCGCCTCCGCATCGGCGACACCGACCTCGGCTACACCAAACTCGCCATCCGCTGCGCGGTCACCCTGGTCGACCAGCACGGCGGCACCCGTGCGGGCCCGGAACCCCTGCGCACCCTCGCCGCCTACCGTCGCGCAGCCCAGGGCGGAGTCGCCTTCGGCACGAAGTACGCGGTACTCCGGCCCGGCCGGGTGGCGGTGGGGGACGAGGTGAGCGTCACGGTGTGGGGGGAGTCCGAGCTGTGA